The segment ATCGACCGAGTCACCAATGCTTTTCAATAACTGATTTTTTGTAGGAACATATTCCATTTTAATTTCGTCTGTTTGGATCATTTCAGCTTTGGAGGTAACATCTCGAACAGGAGAATTCAAAAAATGAATAAAAGAAAATAAACCGACACATGCAAACAAGCTACTGATAATTACAATAATTTTCTTCATTTTCCTTACTTTTTGTCCTTTCTGTGTTCTCCAACGTATATGTCTGATGTTAAAATCAAAAAAACTTTATGTAACAATAAATTTTATTTTTTTTTTGTTATTAAAAATGATTTCTTTCATAGTATAAATTTAAAATACAAAAAAATAAAGCAGATTTCACAAATTCTTTGACTAGATGAAAAGCTTTTAATTTTAGATAGCTAAAACTATCTATATTATTACAAATAATGGTGGTTATTATTAATTAATTATAATATTTAATTAGTTATTTAATGATTGATGGGAATTTCTGTCTGTTTAAGCGATGAAAATTGGTGTTATACTAGATAAAGTAAATTCGTTTAAATTTTTCTCTGGAAAACTCTCCTTTTACTTCTAATAGTTGATTTCTTTGATACTTCTTATAATAGACAAGACATCCTTAAGGCGAAAACGATTTTTATATACATTTCAAAATAAGGAGGTTTTTTATGGTTAAATCTTATTTTACATTTAACAAAATTCAAGAAAATCCATTTCGTATCATGAATCTGATGGTGCTGATCTTTCTCGTTTTATGGATCGGTTACATCAATCATAATTTTTTGATTTCAAGTTTCTCTTCTCTAGGTATCTTTACCTTCTTTTACTACCAGAACATTCCGATGAAGCAATTACTAAAGCGCCTATTTTTGATTGGTTGCGGTCTATTACTGGCTTTTACATTAGGGCTATTGTCGACGTATGTCATCTGGCTTGAACCATTTGCTGTTGGAGCAGTTGCTTTTTTCAGTCGGTTTATTTTGCGTTTGTTCCATATTTCTAAACCAGGGGGCTTATTCTTTGCGATGTTAGCGGCTATGGGAACGAGTATGTCCGTTCCATTTTCTCATTTGCCGACAGTAGCTTCTTTTTTCTTTATGGGTGTTGTGTTTGCTTTGATTGCTGCATTTCTAACGAAAAAAATGGATTCGCGCCCGGAACAGGAAGTGATAAAGGTATCTTTGAAGGAGCGTTTTCACCAAGAACCTTTAGTGATCATTGATTCGATTTTTTACAGCGCTGCATTATTCCTTTCCGTTTATGTGAGCCATGGCTTGAACATGAAAAATCCTTATTGGCTGACACTGTCTTGTGCCTCGATTTTATTAGCTGAGAATTTAGATGCGATGAAACATCGGCAAGTGCAATATTTGATTGGTTCGATGTTAGGGTTGTGTTTATCGGCTGTCTTATCACTGATTCCTTTTTCCCAACTTGAAACGATTTTTTTAATTACGTTTCTTTATGGTATTTCTCAGTTTTTAGTTGCCCGAAATTATGCAGTGGCGAATATTTTCTTGAACCCCATGGCATTGATGCTTTCGACATTGGTCAGGAACACGTACTTGATCTCATTGATCGAGTATCGTTTTATTGGTATCGTCATCGGTAGTTTCATTGGTCTAGGTGTAGCCTGGGTAATGAATATCGGTCTGCAACATTACTTAGCAGTTGTGAAAGAAAAATATGAAACATAACAAAGAAAGGCGGTCACGACAATGAAGTCGGATCGCCTTTCCTTGTTCGTTACTAAAGCTGTTCCCCATTGGTTTCAATCACTTGTTGGTACCAAGCAAAGGAATCTTTTTTCAAACGTTGTAAGGTTCCTTTACCGGTATTATCCTTATCGACATAGATCATGCCATAGCGTTTTTCCATTTCACCACTGCCAAAGCTGACGATATCGATGATTCCCCAAGGTGTGTAACCAATTAATGGTACGCCATCTTCAACTACTGCTTTTTTCATTTGTTCGATGTGTTCTCTTAAATAATTGATCCGGTAGTCATCATGGATCTCATTTGAATCAGTTAACTGATCGTAGGCACCAAAACCATTTTCAACGATAAACAGGGGGAGATCATAACGCTGGTACACCGTGTTCAATACATAACGTAACCCAACAGGATCAATCGGCCAGCCCCAGTCAGAAGCAGTAATATAAGGATTTTTAACTAGTTTTGCTGAAGGAAT is part of the Enterococcus mundtii genome and harbors:
- a CDS encoding FUSC family protein, encoding MVKSYFTFNKIQENPFRIMNLMVLIFLVLWIGYINHNFLISSFSSLGIFTFFYYQNIPMKQLLKRLFLIGCGLLLAFTLGLLSTYVIWLEPFAVGAVAFFSRFILRLFHISKPGGLFFAMLAAMGTSMSVPFSHLPTVASFFFMGVVFALIAAFLTKKMDSRPEQEVIKVSLKERFHQEPLVIIDSIFYSAALFLSVYVSHGLNMKNPYWLTLSCASILLAENLDAMKHRQVQYLIGSMLGLCLSAVLSLIPFSQLETIFLITFLYGISQFLVARNYAVANIFLNPMALMLSTLVRNTYLISLIEYRFIGIVIGSFIGLGVAWVMNIGLQHYLAVVKEKYET